Genomic DNA from Niallia circulans:
TAAAGATGAAAAGTTTATGACAATTTAACAACACTTATGATTGTAATGGAAATGTAATATAGATGAAAGTACTTTTCCCCATCTTTCAATGGAAATGGTCCTTTCTAATTAATTAATAATGTTTAATGTGCCTAAAGTTTTCAAAGCAAATAAATACTTACTATTCTAAATAATATGATATAATCATTTCGTATCACTAAATACCATAATGGGGAGGAATTAGATTGCAAATCACAAAGCAAACAAGGCCATCTCGTCAAGATGTGCCAGAAGCATTAAAATGGAAGGTAGAAGACCTTTTTGTTGATGGACAAGCATGGAAAACAGCTCTGCAACAAGCAGAAAGCAGTATTCCCTCGTTTGAAAGTTTTAAAGGAAAACTGCATACTAGCAGTTCCACCCTTCTTGAATGCTTGAAGGCTCAAGAAACTTTACTTGAGAAGCTAGTTCTGATAAGTACATACGCTTCCTTAAAGCAATCAGAAGATGGAACAAATCCTGAAAACCAAGCGAACTCCTCCCTTTTTGCTGCATTAAACGCTAAAGTAAACGGCACTCTGTCCTTCATTCAATCGGAAATTCTCGAAATACCAGAAGAGTTAATAGAGAAATTCCTTAAGGAAGAACAAGAGCTCGCAGTATACAAGCGAAATATCGAGAAAATCCTCTCTTCAAAAAAGTATGCATTATCGAGCGAAACAGAAAAAGTACTTGCGTCTTTAGGACAAATTCATGCATCTCCTTATTTAGTGTACCAAAACAGTAAACTGGCAGATATGAGCTTTGCTTCGATTGAAGATGAAAAAGGCATGGAGCTACCTGTATCCTTCGCCTTGTTTGAAGATGTGTATGAATTCTCTCCAGATCCTTTCATAAGAAGAAAAGCTTATAAATCATTCACAGATACTTTATCAAAATATAATAATACAATCGCTGCAGCATACAGCACTGAGGTAAAAAAACAAGTAACCATTGCAAATATTCGCGGATATGCTTCCGTCACAGATATGCTTTTGGAACCACAGGAAGTAACAACAGAAATGTATCATAATCAAATCAGTGTCATCTTTAATGAGCTTGCACCGCATATGAGAAAATTTGCTGATTTGAAGAAAACCCAATTAGGATTAGATAAAATGCTCTTCTGTGATTTAAAGGCACCACTTGATCCTGAATTCAATCCAAAGACAACTTATGAGGAAGCAAGTGAAACTATTTTGGAAGCATTAAAGGTGATGGGACCAGAATATTCGGAAATCATGAAAAAAGCTTTAACAGAAAGATGGGTTGACTTAGCTGATAATGTCGGCAAGTCCACAGGTGCTTTTTGTTCAAGCCCATATGGCTCTCACCCATTTATTTTAATTACTTGGGGCAACACAATGAGAAGTGCGTTTATGCTGGCACATGAGCTTGGCCATGCAGGCCATTTCTACTTGGCAAACAAAAACCAAAGAATCATTAATACACGCCCATCAACTTATTTCATTGAAGCACCATCAACTATGAATGAAATGCTGCTAGCAGATTATCTGCTTGCAAGTACTGATGATAATAGAATGAGACGTTGGACAATTCTTCAGCTCTTGGGCACTTATTATCATAATTTTGTTACACATCTACTCGAAGGTGAATTCCAACGCAGAGTTTACAAGCTCGCTGAAGAAGGTACACCACTAACAGCAAGTGTTTTTAATGACGTTAAAGGCAATATCTTAAGGGAATTCTGGGGAGATTCTGTGGAAATTACAGAGCAGGACCATATGACCTGGATGCGTCAGCCTCATTATTATATGGGATTATACCCGTACACATACTCTGCAGGACTAACAGCATCAACAGCAGTCGCTGCAAGCATCCGGGAAAACGGCCAAGACACAGTCGACAAATGGCTCGACGTCCTCCGTGCAGGCGGAACTAAAACTCCATTAGAATTGCTGAATGACGCTGGCGTTGACATGTCAAAACCAGATGCAATCAAAAAAGCCGTTGCCTATGTCGGCACATTAGTCGACGAACTTGCAGACAGCTTTAACTAAAAAGCCCCATAACATTTGGTTTTAAGAAGCAGCTATTGCGATAGCTGCTTTTTTGCTGTCATTTTCCATCATAAATTTCCTTCTACTTACAAACACTGTTTTTAAAGGAGAAGATAACATGAAAAAAACGCAAGAACAAGAAACCACTCCACACCTCCATCCAACTGATCGTGGAGATTCAGTCGACGAGTTGGCTAGACTTGAATCAGCCAACAGCTTTATTGCCGAAAAAGAAATCGGACAACAACGAGAAAACTCGTAATACAAAGGAGACAAACTATGGATACAGTAGACCCAAAAGACCTGCAACTAGGTGACGAAGTATATGTTATCTACCATAACCCACATACACCATCGGTTTCCAATGTGAAGCCTGCAGAAATTGTGCAGCATCCAAAAGACCCTAATGCACTGGCGTTATTTTTAAACGACACATTTCATACGATTGAAGATGATGATGCACTGTTCCAATCTGAATCTGATGCCACAAGTGCATACAATCAAATGTATCAAGATGAAATAGACAATTACTTTTAAGATGCCAACCAAATCAAAAAAGTCCCCAAAATGGGGACTTTTTTGTTAATTATTAATTTGCGGTAATTCTCTCATTTCCATTGATGTTTCATTACCACATAGCGGACATTTTAAATCCTCTGTTGCAAAATCCTTACGCATCCAGCCATTGCATGAATTACACGCATATACTTCCATGTTCAATAATACTTCCTCAGGCTTATCATCCATTCCTTTTCTGTTAAAAAACATGTTGTAGCCCCCTTTTTTGTTTATTATGAACAAAAAAGCTGTATTTTATAGGTAATTTAACAAAATTGAGGAATTAAAACGGCTGCCAGTAAAATTATTGGAGGAGAAACTCAGACATAGTACGCTAAATTTAGACATATATGATATGATTATTTAAAAATTAATTACCGATTGAGGAGAATGGACGATGACAAATCAACTGTATTATACTTCCCCTTACACGTCTTCATGGACGACAAATATTATCAAAACAATACATACTGACGGCAAGGAATATGTCCTATTAGAAAATACCGGATTCTATCCTGAGGGTGGCGGACAGCCTGCGGATACAGGCACAATTAATGGAGTTAAGGTATTAGACGTGCAAAAACAAGAAGATGGCACAATTCTTCATCAGGTAGAGCAGCAAATTGCCGGACAAACAGCTGAATGCAAGCTGGATTGGGAGACACGATACGATCATATGCAGCAACATACTGGCCAGCATTTACTTTCTGCTGTACTGCATGAATGGAACAATATTGCAACAGTTAGCTTTCACTTAGGAAATGATTACACGACAATTGACATTGAAATAGACAAACTGACCCAAACAGACCTACTAGAAATAGAAGCACTTTGCAGCAAGCACATTTTTGCAAACAAAGAAATCAAAACATATTTTGTATCTACGGAAGAAGCTTCCTCCATTCCATTAAGAAAGCTTCCTTCTGTGACTGGCAACCTTAGAATAGTGGAAATCGACCAATTTGATTACTCTGCCTGTGCTGGAACACATGTTTCTCATACTGGTGAGCTTGGTTTGATTAAACTTATCAAAACAGAAAATCACCGCGGTCAAACAAGACTATTCTTTTTGTGCGGGCACCGTGCAATCAAGGATTATCAATCATCACAAATTATTTTAAACGAGCTCAGTGACAAGTTCCGCACAAATAAGGACATGCTTGCAGATCGAATTGAAAAATTAGAAAAAGAAAAGAAATCCATTAATAATGAGCTTGAAGCACTCAAACAAGAAAATGCAAACCTTTTAGCTGAAGGGTTAACTAGCAGTACGGACAGCCCTGTAATTTCTGCAACTTTTGAAGATAAATCGCTTAAGGATTTACAGCTGCTTGCCAAAACTATTTTGAAAGACAATGATCATCCAATTGTCTTTGCGTCAGCATTAGATAAGAAAATATTAATCCAACATAACGGCAGTCCTGTCTTTTCCTGCGGAGCGCTAATAAAGGAAATTTTGGCTGTAACAAACGGCAAAGGTGGCGGAAATAATACACAGGCCCAAGCAACCTTTGACACTTCTCTTGATCTTGATCAGGCATTTCGAAAGATAATTGTTCAACTAGAACAAATTTTATTAGCATAAAACAAAGGAGAAGCAAAACTGCTTCTCCTTTTGTTATATCTTTTGTTTTCTTGCAAATAAGACGAGTGCTATCTTTATTTGAAAATAACTGATGTGTGCCGGAAGCTGTTCCTTAATAGGCTTAAGCTTATCAGTTTCACCCTGTTCTAATACTGCTTCTATTTGTTGATGATCATCAAGAGATAAAAATTGACTCCAATCAATTACTTCTCCTTCTTCATCACATCTCAGCAAATGGTTTTCAATAGTGATAGGAGTCATCGCCCTTTTTTCCGCAATTTCTTTTATATTCAAGCCAGCTTGCAATAATTCAAGGGAAACTAAATGAGAGTTTTCTGTTTTCGGTTTTTTCTTAGGCAACATGCTAGTATCTGTACTTGTGACCTCATGTTCTTTTTTCCAGTCTTCAGGATTCTCCTGTTTATATGACTGCAGTGTCTCAAGAATGATCCCGCCGTATTTTTGTAGCTTATGATCGCCTATCCCTTTTATATTAGCTAGTTCTTCTTCGTTTTCTGGTTTTTGACTGGAAATGAGCTTAAGTGTCTGATCAGAAAAAATAACAAACGGAGGAACTCCCTCGCTGTCTGCAAGGCTTTTCCGCAACATTCTTAATCGCTGGAACAAGTCATTATCTTCAACTATAACCTTCGCTTCGGCCTGCTCTTTTCTAAGCACTTGTTTTTTCTGAAGCAGCACTTCTTTCCCTGTTGGTGCCACCTTTAAAATTGGCATGGAGCCACTGCTGACAGCAATATAATTTTCCGATATAAGAAATTCAATGAAATCACTGACAGCTTTAGCAGACTGTTCCTTCATAATGCCATATGTTTTAACTTTATCTAGGGAAAAGTCGATTATCTTTTTGTTTTTTGAGCCTGTCAACACTTGGGCGACCATTGTTTTTCCAAATCTTTCGCCCATACGCATCATACAGGAAAGGACTTTTTGTGCATCAACTGTCACATCAACAACATGTCTTTCATCCTTACAATTGCTGCATCTTTCACATTTCTGCTCTGTTTGCTCTCCAAAATAGTGGAGAATATATTTTTGGAGGCAATCCTCTGTATGACAAAAATTAATCATTGCCTGCAGCTTGGCCAAATCCTGCTCCTGTTTAGCGGGATCATGTGTTGTCTGATCAATGAGAAACCGCTGGATACGGATGTCCTGTGCAGAGTACAAAAGAATACATTCACTTGGAAGTCCATCCCTGCCGGCACGGCCAGCTTCCTGATAATAGCCTTCCATATTTTTCGGAAGCTGATAATGAATGACGAACCGAATATTACTTTTATCGATACCCATCCCAAAGGCTGTTGTAGCAATCATCAATTGATAATCGTCATTAATAAATTTTTGTTGTTGTTCCTCTCTTGCCTTGTCACTCATGCCACCATGATATTTAGCCACTAGAAAACCTTTATTTGTTAAACGGTCATAAAGCTTTTCAACATCCTGTCTTGTGGCAGCATATATTATTCCAGATTCTTCTTTGTTATTTTTTAGAAATCCTTCCATATAACGATGCTTATCTTCCCCTTTGACGACAGAAAAGGATAAATTGTCTCTTTCAAACCCAGTTATGACTGTATTTTCAACAGGGATTTCTAGTTGTGCACAAATATCCTCTTTAACAACAGGGGTTGCTGTCGCAGTTAACGCCGCCACTATCGGCCGTTTCTCAAGTCGTCTGATTAATTGTCCTAATCTTGAATAGCTTGGACGAAAATCATGTCCCCATTGGGAAATACAGTGAGCTTCATCTATTGCGATGAAGCGAATCTCGAGGTCATTCAGCATATCAATGAAAAATTCCCCAGCTAATCTTTCCGGGGCTACATATAAAATTTTATATTTCCCTCTCTTCAAATCTCCCATTCTTTTGGAAGATTCATACGAATCTAATGTACTGTTAAGAAAGGTTGCAGGAATACCTGCTTCTGTTAATGAATCGACCTGATCCTTCATCAAGGAGATAAGCGGTGAAACAACGAGCGTAACACCTGGGAATAACATCGCAGGAACTTGATAGCAGATTGATTTCCCTCCGCCAGTCGGCATAATACAAGCTACGTTTTCCCCTTGCAGTATTTGCCGTATCACTTCCTCTTGCCCTATTCTGAAGGTATCATATCCAAAATACTCCTTTAATACTGATAATGCCTTTTCAAACATTTATATTAATCCTCCTACTAGAAAGCAAAACTTCGTTACTTCCATTGTACCATTTTTTTTGAATGTATTAAGTCGACAAATTAATGTGAATCTTCTTTTATAAATAAACCGAAAAAAACTGCTTATAGAAGGAATTGTCTTTTATTTAGAGAATATCCTTCTATTACGTTATTGAGGTGAATGCGGTGGAGTGATAATTTTGGATGTTGCCTTCAAATGTTACCCTTTGGTTGTACTATTAATAGAAAAGGTCTGATGATATGAATACAAAATTAATTATTGTAGAAGGATTGCCTGGCAGTGGTAAATCAACTACTGCAGCAACTATTCATGAAATCTTGCAGAATCATCCTATCAAAAGTGAATTATTTCTTGAAGGAAACCTCGAACACCCTGCAGATTATGATGGAGTTGCTTGTTTTTCACCTTCAGAATGGAGCTTACTTGAAAAAAATATCAATAAAAAAGATATCCTTCATTCGAGTGTAGAGTATAACAACGGTCTATTCCTTTTGCCTTATAGGAAATTAATGAACCAAAACAAGGGCTTATTCACTGACATAGAATTATCCTCCATCTTCCAACATGACATATACGAACTGCCTTTTGAACAGTATGCAGCATTAGCTGTAAAGAAATGGGCTGATTTTGCAGAAACAGCATGGCACAATGATAAGATTTATATTTTCGAATGCTCATTTTTGCAAAATCCGTTAACAATCGGGATGATCAAATGGGCTGAAGCACAGGAGAGATTGACAGAACACATCGCTCGTTTGGAGGAAATCATTTGTAAATTAAACCCAGTGTTGTTTTATGTAAGCCAAGAGGATGTAAAAGGCTCTTTTCTAAAAGCATTTGATGAGAGACCTGTAGACTGGTCAACGGGCTTTATTGATTACTATACAAAGCAAGGTTTTGGAAAAATGCATCAGTTGCATGGAATTGATGGAACAATACAGGTTCTTCAGGCTAGAAAAAAACTAGAGTTAAAAATGTATGAAAACCTTTCTATCCAAAAGTTTATTTTAAATAACTCATCTTATAATCTACAAAGAAGCGATATTGTCAAAATGCTAACTTCTACACACATTATATAATGAAATATCTATGTTAACACTGATATTATTTGCTTAGGACTTTTGCATGCAAATGAAAGAGGCATAAGCGAGAACGCTTATGCCTCTTATATCTTAAAATATTACAGCCAAGCTGCTCCAACAATAATCAATAGAATGAATAGTACAACGATTAATACGAATCCACCACTACCATATCCACCACTAACTGGTGCTGCGTAGCTGTATCCTCCGCATCCGCAAGAACTACCATAACCATATCCACCATATCCGTATGCCATTTATAAAACACTCCTTCTTTTTTTTATATTATTTAATAACCAAAACCAACATAACTAGATCCTACAATGATTAATAAAATGAATAGCACTACAAGGAGAGCAAAGCCTCCACCAAATCCTGCTGTATGTTCACCACTCATTTAATCCACCTCCCTCATGCACATAAGCATCTTATGTAGATACAGGTTGTCTTGAATGGGCGAATTTCATTTTTTTATTTTTTTCTAATACAATTACTTTGTTACGTACTATGTAGAAGCGCAACAGGCAACTTCTTTATAAAAAAGAAATCGCCTGTTTTTGTCTTAAAAGAACGGAATAAATGCAAGTGCCGCAATTAAGCCGAAAGAAAATCCTACAGCAGCTGCACCCCAGCCCCAGCCTGGACCATAGCCTCTGTAATATCCAAAACCGAACCCGCCATATCCTCTTCTGCCGCCTAAAGGTCTAATAAAAACCTTATTCGAAGTAACTCGATCAATGACTCCCGTATGCACAGTGCCATTATGTGTACGAATGCGAACACATTTCCCAATACCTTTTGAACACTGATTATAATAATTGTTCATTATGCTTCCACCTCCACTTATTTCCTTATATCTTATGTCCAAGCTCACAAAAAGTATGGACAGCCTCCCTATGATAGGAGCGGAAAATTAGCAAATTCGGGTTAAGAAGAACAAAAAAACGCCACTTCTTAAGAATAATTTCTTAAGAAATGGCGATAAATCCACGTATTTATGACGGATTTTCGTTTAGCCTACTATTAATAGTTGCCTCTTTTTTTTCCAAACGAAGCAGGAAAACATTTAATCCGAGCCCGATGACAGTCAACAAACTAAAAAATAAGTACACAGAAAAAATACTATAATGATCGAAAATGAATCCCCCAATAAAAGTATTAAACCAATTGCCAAGTCCATTTCCGATGGCGGAATAGAAAGTAATGGACGTTGCAATCAAATGAGCAGGAGCAATCTTTCTTATGTACTGTAGACCAGCAGGTATAAACAAACCAACTCCAAAGCCTTGTAGAAAAGCTGTTGCATAAACGAGCGATAAATTTGGTTCTGTAAAATAAAAAATCCATCTGACTAGCGAAATAATGCCAGAGAATAATGTGATTTCAAGCAAACCAAATTTCCTAATCCATGCACCTGCAATTTTCATGAAGGGCACCTCTGACAAGACAGCAATTAAAAAAGCTATGCCAATCCCTGTATAAGTTCCGCCGCTACCTTCCACAAATAAACCAAAAAAAGTATTATTCGCTAAATTCGGACTGAAAATCATGAAGGTAATAATTAGAAACAACATGTATTTTTTATGTGTAAACAGCTTGCTTGCTCCTTTTAACGGATTTCCGTTAGCTAGAGCCTTCTCCTTCGGTATCATGGCAGTTGCGAAGGAACAAATTAGCAATGCCGCGAAAAAGGACAGGAAGATGATGCTTGGAGCAATTTCAGACAATCTTCCCATTATAAATACGGCAATCCCAAACCCAAGCGCACCGTACATTCTGACATTACCATAGTCTAATTTGTGTTCACTTGTAAATTTAATTGTGATGCTATCAGATATCGGCACAATCGCGCTTTGGAAAACCGCAATCATTGTTGCAATCACAAAAATCCAGACAAACTGGTCAATAAACAAATACCCTAAACCGCATAATCCGGCAAAAAATGCACATAATTTAAGAATGGCTGTTGGTGAATTCGTTTTATCAGACAGTATTCCCCAAAAGGGTTGAAAAAATATTGTCACTACTGGCCCTATTGACATGATCATTCCAATTTCGAAGCCAGATAAACCAATTGATTTGTTTAAATAAACACTTAGCAGCGGTGCGATGCTGCCACTGCCAAAAAAGGCAAAAAAATAAAAGCATTGCAGAATATAAAGTTGTTTTTGTGTTTTCATTCAAATATTATCTCCTTTGCTTTTTCCATTATATATCAGTTGCTGAATTCAGCAAAATAAATGTCAGAAAAAAACCAATAAGGAGCTTATATCTATGTTAGAAGCTGCAATTTGGGGTGCTGTTGCAAGTTTGTCTTTAATGTTTGGGAGTATCATCGGCCTAATATTTAAGATTCCTGTTAAAGTAAACGCCTATCTTATGGCACTTGGAACAGGTGTGTTAATAGGAGCCTCATCATTTGACCTGCTTATGGAGTCAATGGAAAAGAGTGGGATAAAAAGGACGGCTATTGCTTTTCTTGGCGGAGCATTGCTGTTCACTATAATAGAACTAATACTCTACAAAAAAGGCGGCACAAACAGAAAAAGGTCGAGCGGAAATACTGCAGCACATTCTGGTATCGCTATTTTCATTGGTACATTGATGGATGCTATTCCTGAATCATTAATTATTGGGTTAAGCTTAATCGCAAGCAATCATGTGGACATACTATTTATCGTCGCAATCTTTATAAGCAATTTTCCTGAGGCGCTTTCCTCCACCGTCGGCTTAAAAAAGGACGGTTATCAAAAGAAAAGAATTTTTCTGCTTTGGTCAAGTGTTGTCCTAATTTCCGCACTAAGCAGTTTAATCGGCTATTCCTTTCTTGCAAATGCATCAGAAATAGCAATTGCAAGTATAGAAGCATTTGGGGCAGGAGGATTGATTGCGATGGTATGCTCCACTATGCTTCCAGAAGCATACGAAAAAGGCGGTCCTGTTGTAGGCTTCATTAGTTGTGCTGGTTTAATGATAGCACTTGCGCTTACATCTCTTTCTGGATGATTCAAAATTTAAATGTTATTAGTAATATGCTTGTAATGGAGTGAAAAACATGCAAGCAATGCAGTGAATACATACTGACCTTTTTATAAAAAGTCAAAAAAAACATGTTTCACATTAAGTATCGCCCGGTTACAATCTTAACGATGGTAAAAGCGATATCTACAGTGAACATGTTTTCTTATTGTTTATTAATGTGTAGTTGAGGATGTCAATTTAGTCGATTGTCGGATTGGAACGATTAAATGTGATCTAGGTTTAGTGAAGCTTATTTTAATGCCTGATTTTTTCATTTTATTTACTAAATCAACAAGCTGTTTTCTAGCCATTTATATCTACTCCTTTATGTCCTGTTATATGTATTGTACAGAAAATATATGAAAAAAATATGAACGTTTAATAAAATTTTATAGATATTTACGTATTCCCGATTACAAGCCCGCAAAACCCCTTTTACTCATTTTAACGCTTACAAATCATATTCTATTATAATAGAACAATTCCCTTTTTTTTTAGAAAAAAACTCCAATAAAAAACTCTACAAAAAAAGACACTTAAATGAACTTAAATCAATTGGATAAGAATTTCAATAAAAATTAGCTTCTTACATGCCAATAATGGTATAATTTTATGGATATTGTATTTTGGAGGAAAAAATATAAATGATAACAGTTAGCAATGTTGGTCTTCGATATGGCGATCGTAAATTATTTGAAGATGTTAATATTAAATTCACACCAGGAAACTGCTATGGTTTGATTGGGGCAAATGGTGCCGGCAAATCGACTTTCCTAAAAATCCTTTCAGGTGAGCTTGAAGCTCAATCTGGTAATGTGTCACTTGGCCCAGGGGAAAGACTTGCAATCTTGAAACAGAACCATTTTGAATACGAAGAGCATGAGGTGCTTCAAGTAGTTATTATGGGTCATACAAGACTGTATGAAGTAATGAAAGAAAAAGATGCCATTTACATGAAAGAAAACTTCTCTGATGAAGATGGTATGAAGGCTGCTGAGCTTGAGGGTGAGTTTGCAGAATTAAATGGTTGGGAAGCTGAATCAGAGGCTGCAATCCTTCTAAAAGGCTTAGGAATCAATGAGGATTTGCACTCTAAAAAGATGGCAGACATCAGCGGTTCTGAAAAAGTAAAAGTACTTCTTGCGCAAGCACTATTTGGTCAGCCAGATGTTCTATTACTCGATGAGCCTACTAACCACCTTGACATTGGGGCAATTCAGTGGCTTGAGGAGTTCTTGATTAACTTTGAGAACACTGTTATTGTTGTTTCCCATGACAGACATTTCTTGAACAAAGTATGTACACATATTGCTGATTTAGATTACAGCAAAATTCAAATCTATGTTGGTAACTATGATTTCTGGTATGAATCAAGCCAATTAGCTTCAAGAATGGCAAATGATGCAAACAAGAAAAAAGAAGAAAAGATTAAAGAACTGCAAAACTTCATTGCGCGCTTTAGTGCCAATGCGTCAAAATCTAAGCAAGCAACATCAAGAAAAAAATTGCTTGATAAAATTTCCTTGGACGATATTAAACCATCTTCAAGAAAATATCCATATGTTGCATTTACGCCTGAAAGAGAAATCGGCAACGATTTATTGCGCG
This window encodes:
- a CDS encoding ZIP family metal transporter, with the translated sequence MLEAAIWGAVASLSLMFGSIIGLIFKIPVKVNAYLMALGTGVLIGASSFDLLMESMEKSGIKRTAIAFLGGALLFTIIELILYKKGGTNRKRSSGNTAAHSGIAIFIGTLMDAIPESLIIGLSLIASNHVDILFIVAIFISNFPEALSSTVGLKKDGYQKKRIFLLWSSVVLISALSSLIGYSFLANASEIAIASIEAFGAGGLIAMVCSTMLPEAYEKGGPVVGFISCAGLMIALALTSLSG
- a CDS encoding cold-inducible protein YdjO-related protein, yielding MFFNRKGMDDKPEEVLLNMEVYACNSCNGWMRKDFATEDLKCPLCGNETSMEMRELPQINN
- the recQ gene encoding DNA helicase RecQ, whose product is MFEKALSVLKEYFGYDTFRIGQEEVIRQILQGENVACIMPTGGGKSICYQVPAMLFPGVTLVVSPLISLMKDQVDSLTEAGIPATFLNSTLDSYESSKRMGDLKRGKYKILYVAPERLAGEFFIDMLNDLEIRFIAIDEAHCISQWGHDFRPSYSRLGQLIRRLEKRPIVAALTATATPVVKEDICAQLEIPVENTVITGFERDNLSFSVVKGEDKHRYMEGFLKNNKEESGIIYAATRQDVEKLYDRLTNKGFLVAKYHGGMSDKAREEQQQKFINDDYQLMIATTAFGMGIDKSNIRFVIHYQLPKNMEGYYQEAGRAGRDGLPSECILLYSAQDIRIQRFLIDQTTHDPAKQEQDLAKLQAMINFCHTEDCLQKYILHYFGEQTEQKCERCSNCKDERHVVDVTVDAQKVLSCMMRMGERFGKTMVAQVLTGSKNKKIIDFSLDKVKTYGIMKEQSAKAVSDFIEFLISENYIAVSSGSMPILKVAPTGKEVLLQKKQVLRKEQAEAKVIVEDNDLFQRLRMLRKSLADSEGVPPFVIFSDQTLKLISSQKPENEEELANIKGIGDHKLQKYGGIILETLQSYKQENPEDWKKEHEVTSTDTSMLPKKKPKTENSHLVSLELLQAGLNIKEIAEKRAMTPITIENHLLRCDEEGEVIDWSQFLSLDDHQQIEAVLEQGETDKLKPIKEQLPAHISYFQIKIALVLFARKQKI
- a CDS encoding MFS transporter; translation: MKTQKQLYILQCFYFFAFFGSGSIAPLLSVYLNKSIGLSGFEIGMIMSIGPVVTIFFQPFWGILSDKTNSPTAILKLCAFFAGLCGLGYLFIDQFVWIFVIATMIAVFQSAIVPISDSITIKFTSEHKLDYGNVRMYGALGFGIAVFIMGRLSEIAPSIIFLSFFAALLICSFATAMIPKEKALANGNPLKGASKLFTHKKYMLFLIITFMIFSPNLANNTFFGLFVEGSGGTYTGIGIAFLIAVLSEVPFMKIAGAWIRKFGLLEITLFSGIISLVRWIFYFTEPNLSLVYATAFLQGFGVGLFIPAGLQYIRKIAPAHLIATSITFYSAIGNGLGNWFNTFIGGFIFDHYSIFSVYLFFSLLTVIGLGLNVFLLRLEKKEATINSRLNENPS
- a CDS encoding alanyl-tRNA editing protein; the encoded protein is MTNQLYYTSPYTSSWTTNIIKTIHTDGKEYVLLENTGFYPEGGGQPADTGTINGVKVLDVQKQEDGTILHQVEQQIAGQTAECKLDWETRYDHMQQHTGQHLLSAVLHEWNNIATVSFHLGNDYTTIDIEIDKLTQTDLLEIEALCSKHIFANKEIKTYFVSTEEASSIPLRKLPSVTGNLRIVEIDQFDYSACAGTHVSHTGELGLIKLIKTENHRGQTRLFFLCGHRAIKDYQSSQIILNELSDKFRTNKDMLADRIEKLEKEKKSINNELEALKQENANLLAEGLTSSTDSPVISATFEDKSLKDLQLLAKTILKDNDHPIVFASALDKKILIQHNGSPVFSCGALIKEILAVTNGKGGGNNTQAQATFDTSLDLDQAFRKIIVQLEQILLA
- a CDS encoding YjcZ family sporulation protein → MSGEHTAGFGGGFALLVVLFILLIIVGSSYVGFGY
- a CDS encoding ABC-F family ATP-binding cassette domain-containing protein translates to MITVSNVGLRYGDRKLFEDVNIKFTPGNCYGLIGANGAGKSTFLKILSGELEAQSGNVSLGPGERLAILKQNHFEYEEHEVLQVVIMGHTRLYEVMKEKDAIYMKENFSDEDGMKAAELEGEFAELNGWEAESEAAILLKGLGINEDLHSKKMADISGSEKVKVLLAQALFGQPDVLLLDEPTNHLDIGAIQWLEEFLINFENTVIVVSHDRHFLNKVCTHIADLDYSKIQIYVGNYDFWYESSQLASRMANDANKKKEEKIKELQNFIARFSANASKSKQATSRKKLLDKISLDDIKPSSRKYPYVAFTPEREIGNDLLRVENLSKTIDGVKVLDNISFIMNKDDKIALVGKNELAKTTLFRILMGEIEPDSGSFKWGITTSQSYFPAENSEYFSRNEQTLVDWLRQYSPNDQTESFLRGFLGRMLFSGEEVLKKPEVLSGGEKVRCMLSKMMLSGSNVLLMDEPTNHLDLESITALNNGLINFKGSLLFASHDHQFVSTIANRIFEITPSGLVDKQVTYDEYLEDTKLQKQIADMYK
- a CDS encoding transcriptional regulator SplA domain-containing protein gives rise to the protein MDTVDPKDLQLGDEVYVIYHNPHTPSVSNVKPAEIVQHPKDPNALALFLNDTFHTIEDDDALFQSESDATSAYNQMYQDEIDNYF
- the pepF gene encoding oligoendopeptidase F, whose product is MQITKQTRPSRQDVPEALKWKVEDLFVDGQAWKTALQQAESSIPSFESFKGKLHTSSSTLLECLKAQETLLEKLVLISTYASLKQSEDGTNPENQANSSLFAALNAKVNGTLSFIQSEILEIPEELIEKFLKEEQELAVYKRNIEKILSSKKYALSSETEKVLASLGQIHASPYLVYQNSKLADMSFASIEDEKGMELPVSFALFEDVYEFSPDPFIRRKAYKSFTDTLSKYNNTIAAAYSTEVKKQVTIANIRGYASVTDMLLEPQEVTTEMYHNQISVIFNELAPHMRKFADLKKTQLGLDKMLFCDLKAPLDPEFNPKTTYEEASETILEALKVMGPEYSEIMKKALTERWVDLADNVGKSTGAFCSSPYGSHPFILITWGNTMRSAFMLAHELGHAGHFYLANKNQRIINTRPSTYFIEAPSTMNEMLLADYLLASTDDNRMRRWTILQLLGTYYHNFVTHLLEGEFQRRVYKLAEEGTPLTASVFNDVKGNILREFWGDSVEITEQDHMTWMRQPHYYMGLYPYTYSAGLTASTAVAASIRENGQDTVDKWLDVLRAGGTKTPLELLNDAGVDMSKPDAIKKAVAYVGTLVDELADSFN